TGAACATTATAAAGGGATACACATAAATATGGGAGATGTTTCGGGGATGAAATGTATCTTGCTCCAGTACATTGTACGATTACGCATTCGTTCTGTCTGCtatgtgtgtgtgcttATTATCATGTCTGTTCGTGCTATATAGAGGAGACGACTACTTGCAGTAGGTCTGCTTCAGGTATCTGGGTTAGAATATGTTTAGAAAACGCCTTAGGCATTATAGTAACATCAGCGATCTTGGTGATAAAAGATTGTCTTCAGGTGTACAGAAAAGTAGCAGATAGTTATCATCAGAGGAGAGGATTGCTGAAGGAGTTACTCACCATAAAGTCTCTATGTagagtgtgtgtgtgcgtCTGTATAGTTAATCatcgtgtttgtgtcggaGGTGTCGTTAGTGGCTTGTCAGGTTTGTGTCGCAGGGGTATCACTGCCTAGAGAGAGATTGACATTGAGTCGTCGCATTTCAACCTTTGTTAGAATGGCTCGTCAAAAATTCACTGACAATGAACGAGGAGTCAGACGAGAAAGAGCATATCAGTTCGGCCATCTGCTTGTAGAAACTAGGCATGTCTCAACAGAATGGCTTCTCAATCGCAAATTATATCATCATGAAATCTTCTTCCAAAAGGAACTCACTCTTAGGCTGTTGTTTGCTGGTGTGTTGAAAGCTGTTGTATGTTTATGATTGTGCTCTATGGCTGAAGCTTCTATAGTGTCCTGGCACAATAATTTTAAGGTTTATATACTGACTCCTTTGGGATATATTTAAGTTGTGACTGTGCCCTAATTGATATCACATGACCACTCAGTTTCCCTTTCGTCCCAAATCTAATTGTGCCACTCACATCTGGATTTTGAATTTTTATCAAGTCTTACACATCGACACATACAGACATCAACAATGACCGAAGTGAAGAGCGTTAACTGGAGACTGGTCGAGGCTGGCCGAATTGTCCTCATCAACCGATCTGACAACAAGTCCACTCAGGGCAAGCTTGCCATCATCGCCGAGATTGTCGACCACGGACGAGTGAGTATTAGAGGAGGAGCATGAAATGCGACACAGCAAGTGTCCAGCCACGGGAGTGTCGGGGCAAGTTCAGTGGAATGCTCACAGCATGCTGAATGCCTTGTTTGCAACATCACCGATGCAACACCCTTATCATGTTGTTTGAAACAAGTACTAACCCCAGGTCCTCATCGACGGCCCCACCACCGGCGTTGCCCGACAGGTTGCCAACCTCAAGCATGTCACCCTTACCCCCCACGTTGTCGAGGGTGTCAAGCGAGGCATGAAGtccaagaccatcaaggcTAAGGTCGaggcttctcctgcttTCAAGGAGTGGTCCGAGTCCAGCTgggccaagaagatcgCTCAGCGagagcgacgacgacatcTCACCGACTTCGAGCGATTCCAGGTCATGGTCCACCGACGAGAGCGAAAGGCTGCTCTTGCCAAGGCTGTCGCCAAGGCCTAAATCAAAATTTGATGATGTACAAAAGGAGACGCATTACTAGCGCGAGTAATAGCATTTATTTAAGCCTAGGTGATGTAAAGGATATTAAAAAAAGTATTTGATGCAGAGATGTGTAGAAATTGGTCTTGTAATTGTGGTATGAGGGGCATTTATAGTACCCCTAGTCGTAGTGTCTTTGCGAGTGCTGAGATACATCGTATAAACAACTGCATGTTTGTTCACACAGCACGAACAGCTGTTCGCAAAAGGTGTGGAGAAGTGTGTGTACGGTATGCACCGGTATCGTAGCTACTGTTGCCGCGGAGAGAAACAGCTTATTAAGATAGATCACTTGACCTCTTTTAGGGCATGGGGGAAGAACATAGTTTCCAGTTGACTAATACTGTAGATCTTGCCATATAACGTAGCATGACATGGGTATGGACTTGGACTAGAAGATTTTATTATATACATGATGGGACGCTGTAGATAACATCGCATCGAAATGGAAAGATGGACAGTGGCCCGCGGAGAGGCGTACCAGGCAGTAATCGAACGAGAGAAATCAGATAGAGTAGATGGTCTAGAGTGACTGGCAAAAGTCTGGCATCACTTCTATTGCATCATCAAGTGAGCAGTCTTAAACGGTCCACTTCTGCCTTCGGGTGTCTATCGTTATctctacttcttctcgagagCCTCCCACTCCTTTGGAGTCTTGGTAGTCAAAGAGAGAGCATGGAGACCATTGGGCTGGGCCATCTCTTCCTCGAACAGCTTGTATACCATTCTGTGTCGGATGGGAGCGCTCTTGCCCTCAAACTTGTCGCTGACAATGGTCAGTCGAAAGTGCGACTCGATAGTGTTGTCCGATCCCCGCATGGCAGCATGGTGAGCGTGCTTGTGAGAGTCGTTGTTGACCTTGAAAAAGACAGGGGTGAACTCCTGCTTGACCCGGGAGTTGATGGCATCGGTGATGGGCGTGTTGGAAGAGGACATGTGGCGGAGTAGCGTCGTTTGTCGCAGCACGGGTCGAATACGAAGCATTATGTAAGTTCGGATGATGGTGTGGGATTTTCCCAGAAGTTAAACAGAGTGGAGAGCGCAGGAGGAGTTTCACTGTGCATGCATTACGAAGCAGGAAAAGTGAGTGTCGAGAGGACTGGTTCGATGGAGGGGGATACGGGTTTGAGAGTAAATTACTGTAGTAAAATGCTATGGCCATAAATTAGAACAGTGAAATCTCGTTCTGTTGTACTGTCTTGATATAGAAGGCTGTAAATTCCGTGTTTGAGTTTAGTTTCGCTATCACGTTTTTAGTTGACTGTTTACTTGCATCTCGATTTCATACTTGGGAGTCGATGCTCTGGTTGTAAGGGTAGCTGTGTTATGCACTGTGGGTACGTATCTATACCGTGCGCTGTGGACATATGGAACTTGAACACTCCATAGAGCTCTTATCAGAGCCCCTGCTTTGCACTAAAAGTCCGTAGTACTTTCTATCTTCACATCCATTTTTTCCATCCAATCATACTTGTCATTCGTCTGGCATCTCTATGGCTTGGCAAAAGTATCCAAGCACCATATTGGCTACCGGCGGCTACCCTTAAAAAAGGCGCCGAAAGCTCAAGATCCGCCTCCACTCTCATAGACACAGTCTTGGGCAGCGGCATGAGGCTGGGTTTCAATGAATACGTTGCCACTGTCCTCAAACTATCAAACTATCGGCACAATAGGCTGAGTGACTGCATGTGTTATGGTGTTGTGCTGATAACCAGAAGCGGATGTGGACAAATTATTTAAACAAGAGTCCGTggcagtacaagtacgaacGAGTATCGTAGTACTGGGCCCGTTCTATTGGGATTTTGTAGGGTGGAGTGTACCGCTTACTACAATTGTAGCTATTGCAAGCTTAACCAGCACCCGCAAATGTTCATCGCCCCGATTGGCATCGtttgtacagtaaataGCTGGCGGTGTACTCTGCCACACATGGTACAGCCCATACATGAGGTATGTACAGCCATGTACGAGTGCAGAAAATGTGCCGAAGTTGTTGGAAATTACACACTGTGGCGGTTCCACTTAAATCTacgctacttgtaggtatatagctAATGATATACCTCATTCCTATCCTCATTCCTCTACAGTAAAACATTATCTCCCCCTTCATTCTCCCAAGTAGTGCGAATCACCTCAACTCCTCTGGTTGTAACTCCGTGTTATGATTTTGGGACTTGCACAGAGAAGACGTACGTGTTGAAATAATGACGTAGAAGGGAAAGTGTGGTAGAGAAAGGAGATACAGCCAGGGACGAGAGAACGGAAAcctgcaaaaaaaaaacacccgGACCCGTAGCTCCACTGTTGCCACTTACACAGCCCTGACATATCCTTGTAACACACTTTTCAACCCGTCACGTGCAAATTCAAATGCCGCTAGCTAAAAATAACCTTGTTGTGTGAAACCTCACAAAAATACCCAGTCCTGCAGTTGGCTACATTATTCTCAACTCCTCACAGTCGTCACACATCCCCGACTTCCGACATGTCCTCTTCTGTCCCATACGACCCCTACATTCCCGGTGGCGAGTCCAACGCCCCCGGCGGTAACCACAAGACCGCCGCCATCCAGGCAGTGAGTATGAATTCGTGGCACTTTCACGAGAATTAAGGAGACATAACgtcagacacaaaaacgagATACCAGCAGCTCAGAGGATGGTAAAGGCACGGTGGCCAGTTGGAGGCATCAGAAGAGTCGGTTGTTTGTTGCGTGACCAGTTTGTGCAATCAGGTGATCGTTTGTCTATATGGCTCACCGTCTGATTATGACGGATGCCTGCCCAACTGTATCACACACTGTCACGACTTCCACAACAAGCACGACTACACACTCAACAGAGCTGAAGGTTTCACTTGTGAGACGCCAGCTGTTGAGCGGCGTTCTTGGACCGTTTCACCGTTAAGATCTCTTTATCATCgtgtcatgtgactggTATCACCATGAGTTATCGACCGCATTTCCCTGGCCGTGTTTCTTAATATCCCCGAAACACCACATCTGACAAATTCTAACCCAGCAAATCGATGATACCGTGGGTATCATGCGAGAGAACATCAACAAAGTCGCCGAGCGAGGTGAGCGACTAGACTCTCTGCAGGACAAGACCGATAACCTGGCAGTCTCTGCACAGGGTTTCCGACGAGGCGCCAACCGAGTGCGGAAGCAAATGTGGTGGAAGGACTTCAAGATGAAGATCTGTCTCATCATTGGTGTTATCATTCTGATTGTCGTCATTGTTGTCCCTATCGCCATCCATTTCTCATAATTTATTAGACCCCCCTTatggtcttggtcttaATGCCTATGTAATGAATCTGTACTTTTCTTTGGCCAGATGTTTGTGAAATACTTGCACAAGCATCCATCTTACTGACTGGTCCTGTAGCTTTGAAAACATCTTCGTTGGTATAAACGGAGGTGTTGTCTACGAACCATCAGGTAAGAGCTTCATTGGCTACAGCATATACTGTGGTTGTAGATATCCGCATTACAcacagtatatactgtacttgtacctgtgTTCCTGGTGTGAAGTACGagctactacaagtagtaacTACAGTAACAATGTATCCGACATGGCAATACtttgtacatactcatgCGGACCATATTGTGTTTTAGTATCAACACATCTCTCCATGCAAGATACAGTCACGTCTGTGGTCAGGAATGTGTCTAGAGTGACGATAATTATGTATGAGAGGCGTGCGAGAAACTCCTAATGGTAGTTCTAATAATAAATGCAATCGTATTATCGATTACCAGAAACTTGGTATCTACAAAATTATTCCACGGATCTGGGGAACTGGAGAGAGTTAGTATGGACCGAGAGAGTGGTGATATTCAGGAATACCCGACCCAAGACTGAGGAAGGATAAGACTTTACGACAATTTAAGATAAGGATGGCATGGAAAGTAGCTACCGGAAGGACATGACTACTGTATGGTAATTAGCACACAGTGCCCCACGGAGGTTTGATATCTGTGCTGATTAGTGAGACAGCTTTAGCAGAGGTGAGTAAGGTACAGCAGGCAACGACCTAGCTGAGCCGTTAATGTAAATCATTATCGGTTCTCAGGCGAATCCTACAAGGGAATTGTATGGGATTCCGCAAGACATTGTCCGTCTATGGTGTCTGTATGTATTATAAGATGGCTAGATATGTCTCAGAAGTACAACTAGTGGTGAGCTGCAACTTTGTCGTGTCGACAATCTGTAATaatgtacaagtgcgaTACAAGGGGCAGCATGTAAGTCGAGCACTGTTAATGAAACATGATAGTCCAGAGATTTTCAAGCCAGAGACTTCATATACTGGCTAGTTATTCCCTATATACCCCCAAGCAGACTCATAATGTCCTCCTGGAACAGTGATTCTGGAAACCACATCAACCTCAGAAACCACCCTCCAGCCAGTGCCAACTTCCGATTCAAGACAGCCCCTTAACTGTTCCACATTGCGTAAACACTTCAACTTCTTCCAGGTCTGTTTTTTTACACTCATTGCTTTCACTTCAGCCTGCGTCTAGTCCGTAATGTGGGGTCCTTGGCAACAAGAGTATGGCTGGACTGTAGACCAGCTGAACAACTCGTATGCCCTTTCTGTGGCCGGTCTGGGACTTGGATCTCCtattttcattttcctACAAATTCGGCAAAAGACCCGTTTTATCTGACAGTTTCAGCTTTAGTTGTCGTCTGTGAAGCCTCGCAGGCGTGGATGAAGTCCATCGTTCAAGTCTATGGGTCCATGTTTGTCTAGGGTCTTGCTGTGAGTGTGGATGAGACCATTATTCAAATGACTGTTGCAGACCTCTACATCGTTCACCAACGAGGCACGTACTACAATGGTATCTACATGTTTGTGGTAGAGGTGGGCAACTTTCTCGTTCTGGTGCCTTCAGGATATATCACCCTCAATCTCAGCTGGAGAATGGTGTACATCATTGTTGTTATTATTGCTGGAGTTCAGTTCGTTATGACACTTCTGTTCTTTGAAAAGACCAATTATCGGGTATCTGGTTACAGTAGTTGCCGAACTGTCCGAGCTGGGAGAGGTTCAATTGTCAGAAGAATACAACAAACCGAGTCGATCTCATGGAATCGAAGATGCTGTCCTTTCTAATAGTCTGGACACTGTTAAATTAGAGACCTCAGGCACGGACTTGGAGATACAGACAAACAAATCACTCCTCACAGGTTCGTTCGGACTACTGGCTCTTATCACTTACACTTCTGGAAGCTGGGTCGAATTTTCCCGGAAATTGATTACGCCCTTTAAAACTCTCGTCACATACCCTATCGTGACTTTTTGTGCTCCTCAATACGGATTCTTGCTCTCCAGGCTATCTATGGCAGCCACCATCTCGGGCAACTCCTTTGTTCAACCTCCATATAACTTTTCAGCTGAAGCTATTGACAATGTCAATATTGCTCCTTGTGTAGGAATGATTTTGGGGTGTCTCTTTGAAGGTTGGTTTCATGATATGGCCATCATCTGGCTCAGCAAAAACCAAGGAGTCCACGAACCCGAATTCAAACTCTACAGCCTCATGAAgtccaacttctccatgGCTATCGGCATTCTCCTATTCGGAATATCGACTGCTCTCGGTGTCCATGGATGGTACCCACTGTCGGATTTGCAATCATAGCTTTTGGATTCGGGTCGTCATGGGCTATTGTGGTCACCCATCTGCTCGACTGCTATGAGAAAAAGGTGCCGACGCCTTCATTGGGGTCATTATGGTCCGTAACGCTTTGGTTACTGCAATCATTCTTGTCCAGAGATAAAATAGGCATACAGAACGTTTATATCTCTGCGAAATGCTTCACGCTCATCCCCTTGTTTCTCACCGTTCCAGTGATCGTTTGGGGAAGCATTTGAGACGAATGAGTGAGAGTCGTTACTTGATGGAGTCTGTGAGAGACTGAATGGGTCTGGTTGAGCATCCATATCTTACTGTTTTTTTAAGCAAAGTATTGTGATTctaaaaatataaaaaatgTGTGTTACTGTATAATTAATAAGATCGATGTGAGCATAGCCTGTTGTTATGAATAACTTTTGATAGAGTATGAATTGGACTTTACTTTAGTCAGTGTACGAAAATTACACCGACGAAGACTACGTAACATGATTATGGGAATATCCCAGAAAGTACACAAAACTGGCTTTCAATAATACCGTATATCGTGAGCTATATCGTGAGCGTGAGAGCTCACGATATACGGTGCACGCCATATATCCGGTGCATGCCATATATCCGGAGCAAGCATCATTCATGCGTGATAATACACCCTTAGCAAATCTCCATACCGCCGCGGTGCTAATGTAACGCACATGTGTGTACTGCACACGGAACTACTAAATttatatacagtactgtacaagtatgtacaagaGCTACTGTTCACAGTGCAATTTCTCTCAAAACAGCCACTACCGAAGCGCGTTAACTTACCGTGGCTCACTGTCTCACTTGTGCCACAATGCCACATCCGAGTCTCACAAAGTTGGGGAGAAACATGTGAGTTGGTGCATAAGACACAGAGAAGACCGGATCATTTGTGCCGGGTCTTTCGGGTCTTTTTCGGGGTGGATACTATTGCCACGAATCAAATTCTAGTTCATGCAGGTACTGTATCTACAATCTTACAAGCATCTCGTGCTTGTGCTTGCTCAAAACATCGTAAATCATATCAACTATACTTCGCTTATTTGGCGACCTTAATAATCTCctcgagagagagagactTGGGTCGCTCAATGGGAAGACCCAGAATTCGGTCCCAGACCAGCTGAGGCAGAGGACCAAGAGCTCGGGACACACCGAAGGTGACGGTGTAGTACAGAGTCTCGTGGATACCGTagtggtggaagaggacACCGGAAGAGGAGTCGACGTTGGGGTGGGggttcttggtcttgccGTGCTCGGTGAGGACGCCAGTGGCAACCTCGGAGGTTCGGGAAACGAGCTGGAAGACGGGGTCGTCTCGGATCTCCTGTCGAGAGTTGGCAAAGTTCATCAGAGCCTCGAATCGAGGGTCAGGCTTTCGCAGAACGGCGTGGCCGTAACCGGGGATGACTCGGCCAGACTTGAGGACAGACCACAGGTACTTGACGAGGTCCTCGTTGGAGTAGCCCTTGGGGAcgttcttctccatgtcGAGGATGAATCGCAGGACCTCCTGGGCGGCGAGGCCGTGGAGAGGACCAGCAAGACCCTGGAGACCAGCAGAGTAGGACAGGTAAGGATCGGACAGAGCGGATCCAACCAGGTGGGTGGCGTGAGCAGAGACGTTTCCTCCCTCGTGGTCACCGTGGAGAGCAAAGTAGAGTCGCAGGAGATCAACGAAGCCGGTCTCATCGCCCTTGCCCATCATAGCGGCGTAGTTGTAAGACCAGTCTCGGTTGAGATCAATCTTGCCGGGGAGAGGTCCTCCACCAAGGTAAGAGTTCTGGTAGATCTTGGCGGCAATCTGGGGCAGCTTGGCAATGAGGTCGATGGAGTCATCGAAGGTGTACTCCCAGTACTCGGACTTGGGGATACCTCGCTCGTAGGCCTTGGCGAACTTGGAGTCGTGGTTAAGGGCAGACACGGCCATGGAGAACTGGGTCATGGGGTGCAGGGTAGGGGGCAGGTTGTCGAGCATCTTGTTGACAAACTCGGGGACCTCGCCCTTCTCAGCGAGCTCTCGAGACAGGCCTCGGACCTGCTCCTCAGTGGGAACCTTGCCGGTGAAGAGGAACCACAGCATGGACTCGGGGAGCATCTCGCCGCCCTCAACGGCCTTGGGGAGCACCTCCTGGCactccttgatggtcttgCCGTGGAATCGGATACCCTCATCAGCGTCAAGAACGGAGCCCTCCCAGAGCATGCACTTGAGGCCTCGCATGCCTCCGAGCAGGTTCTCGACCTTGCAATCACCGAGAGACTTCTGGGAGTACTCGGacttgaccttcttgaagagctccagcttggcggggatggcctccttgagggcGCCCTTGAGGTCAGAAGCAAATCGCTTCTGGACCATGGAGGACACGGAGGTTCGGGCAACACGGGCGGTTCGAAGAGGGATCATTGTGTTGATGTGTGTGGGGTTAGTTACGAAGACTCTAGACCTTGTTCAGAGCGGGCAGGCTCACTTCCTTATATAAAGCTGGCTCGTGGCAATCAGACCCAATAGCCAAAAGCACAAAACGGGCCTCCGGTTAACCTTGTCTTTGTATGCGTGAATGTGAATGCCGGGGGTGAGCCGAGACGACGGATGAGTATAGGATGGTGTGTGGGACAGATGGAAAGATAAGTAAAGCTGGAAACAGAGCAATTGATGGGGAATTTTGCTTATGTGTCTTTTTTAGGGCTCTCAGATCAGCCAATTACAGTATAACCAGTGggctccaactcctccaataTCCGTTTCTCCATAAACTCTGACGTTTGAGTTTGGACACGTCCGACCCGGCTTTCTCGGAGGGCTTTGCAACAAAGGGCCCCGCGCCTGACATTATTATTCATTGCCTGCAAATTCCTGGCAATGGATCTTTTATTTGACCGGTGACAGAAATTCGGCGCGTTTCCCCATGATTGTCTCCTGTACTCACGGAGCCCATCACATGGAGTACACTAAGATTGTTTGAGAGTGTTAGacctcgaggaggaaaacGTGAAATACAATTGAGGTGTACGCGGGGGTAGGGTTTTAGGATCGACGACTGTTTGTAGAATGTGTGTGAGAAGCAATGGGATTAAACCAGATACGTTTCTGCGGCTGTGCAGCCTCGAGGAAACGATTCTCTCCTTTTCCCTACCCAATTGATATATAATTCACACTATAGTCTAGATCGGTCATCTCGGCCCATTTCCCCACGTTTTTGTGGGGTGCAGGTTTGATGCCTCGACCACCTTGTTGGGCCGGTAGGGTAACCAGGGCAGAGCTGGAACAGACCATACACAACACCGAGTGGAATCAGAAGAGATGTGCGGCTCCGGATATACCG
This genomic interval from Yarrowia lipolytica chromosome 1E, complete sequence contains the following:
- a CDS encoding uncharacterized protein (Compare to YALI0E00572g, similar to Saccharomyces cerevisiae YAL044W-A; ancestral locus Anc_7.24, similar to uniprot|Q3E793 Saccharomyces cerevisiae YAL044W-A); translation: MLRIRPVLRQTTLLRHMSSSNTPITDAINSRVKQEFTPVFFKVNNDSHKHAHHAAMRGSDNTIESHFRLTIVSDKFEGKSAPIRHRMVYKLFEEEMAQPNGLHALSLTTKTPKEWEALEKK
- a CDS encoding uncharacterized protein (Compare to YALI0E00616g, some similarities with YALI0C10670g Yarrowia lipolytica), whose protein sequence is MTVADLYIVHQRGTYYNGIYMFVVEVGNFLVLVPSGYITLNLSWRMVYIIVVIIAGVQFVMTLLFFEKTNYRVSGYSSCRTVRAGRGSIVRRIQQTESISWNRRCCPF
- a CDS encoding uncharacterized protein (Compare to YALI0E00638g, similar to uniprot|Q9TEM3 Emericella nidulans MCSA Methylcitrate synthase precursor) — its product is MIPLRTARVARTSVSSMVQKRFASDLKGALKEAIPAKLELFKKVKSEYSQKSLGDCKVENLLGGMRGLKCMLWEGSVLDADEGIRFHGKTIKECQEVLPKAVEGGEMLPESMLWFLFTGKVPTEEQVRGLSRELAEKGEVPEFVNKMLDNLPPTLHPMTQFSMAVSALNHDSKFAKAYERGIPKSEYWEYTFDDSIDLIAKLPQIAAKIYQNSYLGGGPLPGKIDLNRDWSYNYAAMMGKGDETGFVDLLRLYFALHGDHEGGNVSAHATHLVGSALSDPYLSYSAGLQGLAGPLHGLAAQEVLRFILDMEKNVPKGYSNEDLVKYLWSVLKSGRVIPGYGHAVLRKPDPRFEALMNFANSRQEIRDDPVFQLVSRTSEVATGVLTEHGKTKNPHPNVDSSSGVLFHHYGIHETLYYTVTFGVSRALGPLPQLVWDRILGLPIERPKSLSLEEIIKVAK
- a CDS encoding uncharacterized protein (Compare to YALI0E00594g, similar to Saccharomyces cerevisiae SNC1 (YAL030W) and SNC2 (YOR327C); ancestral locus Anc_7.67, highly similar to uniprot|P33328 Saccharomyces cerevisiae YOR327c SNC2 synaptobrevin (v-SNARE) homolog present on post-Golgi vesicles possible transmembrane segment), whose product is MSSSVPYDPYIPGGESNAPGGNHKTAAIQAQIDDTVGIMRENINKVAERGERLDSLQDKTDNLAVSAQGFRRGANRVRKQMWWKDFKMKICLIIGVIILIVVIVVPIAIHFS
- a CDS encoding uncharacterized protein (Compare to YALI0E00550g, similar to Saccharomyces cerevisiae RPL14B (YHL001W) and RPL14A (YKL006W); ancestral locus Anc_2.505, similar to uniprot|P36105 Saccharomyces cerevisiae YKL006w RPL14A ribosomal protein or uniprot|P38754 Saccharomyces cerevisiae YHL001w RPL14B ribosomal protein): MARQKFTDNERGVRRERAYQFGHLLVETRHVSTEWLLNRKLYHHEIFFQKELTLRLLFAGVLKAVVLIDGPTTGVARQVANLKHVTLTPHVVEGVKRGMKSKTIKAKVEASPAFKEWSESSWAKKIAQRERRRHLTDFERFQVMVHRRERKAALAKAVAKA